The genomic segment GCGCAGGGGACGAGCACACGTTACTTGCGACTGACACTTTGTCCTACTTTTCCAACGCGTTTCGCTTTCGCTCGACGCGCAGGAACGGTTATGTTTGGTTGCAGGGGCTGCCGGCTGACCTGACCGCGGCAAAGAGCTCCAGCGAGGCAGCAGAATGAGCAATCACGCCCCGGTGGCCGAAGGCCGCATCCACGAGTTCACCACGCAGAGCGGTGCGGACACCATCGAGGTCGGCCGGAAGCTGGCCGATTTGCTCAAGCCGCCGCAGTTGCTGCTGCTCCGCGGGGAACTGGGGACGGGCAAGACTACGCTGGTGAAGGGCATTGCGCAGGCTCTCGATGCGGCTGATCCCGACGAAGTGACGAGCCCGACGTTCACGCTCATCCATGAGTACGAGGGTACGCAGCACGGGAAGCCTGTGCGGCTGTTCCATCTTGATGTTTATCGGATCGAGGGCGAGCGCCAGTTGGAGACACTGGGGCTGGATGAGCTGCTTACGGACAATTCGCTGGTGCTGGTGGAGTGGGGCGAGAAGTTCAAGAGCCTGGTGAAGCGGGCGACCGGCGAGATTGCGATTACTT from the Occallatibacter riparius genome contains:
- the tsaE gene encoding tRNA (adenosine(37)-N6)-threonylcarbamoyltransferase complex ATPase subunit type 1 TsaE, translating into MSNHAPVAEGRIHEFTTQSGADTIEVGRKLADLLKPPQLLLLRGELGTGKTTLVKGIAQALDAADPDEVTSPTFTLIHEYEGTQHGKPVRLFHLDVYRIEGERQLETLGLDELLTDNSLVLVEWGEKFKSLVKRATGEIAITSAGGDARKIRVTSKDTP